In one window of Tenacibaculum mesophilum DNA:
- the carB gene encoding carbamoyl-phosphate synthase large subunit yields MPKRQDLKSILIIGSGPIVIGQACEFDYSGSQALRSLREDGIETILINSNPATIMTDPSMADHVYLLPLNTKSIVQILKEHPQIDAVLPTMGGQTALNLCIEADEKGIWEDFDVEIIGVDIDAINITEDRDKFRLLMEEIGVPMAPQATATSFLKGKEIAQEFGFPLCIRASFTLGGAGASIVYDEKEFEESLSRGLEISPIHEVMIDKAMMGWKEYELELLRDDNDNVVIICSIENMDPMGIHTGDSITVAPAMTLSDKTFQKMRDMAIKMMRSIGEFAGGCNVQFAVSPDEKEDIIAIEINPRVSRSSALASKATGYPIAKIAAKLATGYTLDELDNQITKSTSALFEPTLDYVIVKIPRWNFDKFEGSDRTLGLQMKAVGEVMGIGRSFQEALHKATQSLEIKRNGIGADGKSYTDYNQIKDKLKYASWDRVFAIYDAIQIGMPLSKIHEITKIDMWYLRQYEELYMLEKEISTYTIDTLDRELLLEAKQKGYGDRQIAHMLGCLESEVYKKREELKIKRVYKLVDTCAAEFKAQTPYYYSTFESEIETSEGEVSVSNESVVSDKKKVIVLGSGPNRIGQGIEFDYCCVHGVYAAKECGYETIMINCNPETVSTDFDTADKLYFEPVFWEHIYDIIKHEKPEGVIVQLGGQTALKLAEKLERYGIPILGTSYKALDLAEDRGSFSTLLKENNIPYPEFGVAENADEALALADELDFPILVRPSYVLGGQGMKIVINKEELLEHVVDLLRKIPNNKLLLDHYLEGAIEAEADAICDGENVYIIGIMEHIEPCGIHSGDSNATLPAFNLGELVLEQIREYTKTIALALDTVGLINIQFAIKDDKVYIIEANPRASRTVPFIAKAYKEPYVNYATKVMLGEKKVTDFEFNPQLEGFAIKQPVFSFNKFPNVNKNLGPEMKSTGESILFIDSLRDDAFYDLYARRKMYLSK; encoded by the coding sequence ATGCCTAAAAGACAAGACCTTAAATCGATTTTAATTATTGGATCAGGACCAATTGTTATTGGTCAAGCATGTGAATTTGATTATTCAGGATCTCAAGCGTTAAGATCTTTGAGAGAAGATGGAATTGAAACCATCTTAATTAATTCTAACCCTGCAACAATTATGACAGATCCTTCGATGGCTGACCATGTATACTTGTTGCCACTTAACACAAAGTCTATTGTTCAAATTTTAAAAGAACACCCACAAATTGATGCTGTTCTACCAACAATGGGAGGGCAAACAGCACTAAACCTTTGTATTGAAGCTGATGAAAAAGGAATTTGGGAAGATTTTGATGTTGAAATTATAGGAGTAGATATTGACGCTATTAATATTACAGAGGATAGAGATAAGTTTCGCTTATTAATGGAAGAAATAGGGGTGCCTATGGCTCCTCAAGCTACTGCAACATCATTCTTAAAAGGAAAAGAAATAGCACAAGAATTCGGATTTCCATTATGTATTAGAGCGTCGTTTACTTTAGGAGGAGCGGGAGCATCTATCGTATATGATGAGAAAGAGTTTGAAGAATCATTATCTAGAGGATTAGAAATTTCTCCGATTCACGAAGTAATGATTGATAAAGCAATGATGGGATGGAAAGAATACGAGTTAGAATTATTACGTGATGATAATGATAATGTTGTAATTATCTGTTCTATTGAAAACATGGATCCAATGGGAATCCACACAGGAGATTCTATTACAGTAGCTCCAGCCATGACGTTATCGGACAAAACGTTCCAAAAAATGCGTGACATGGCAATTAAAATGATGCGCTCTATTGGTGAGTTTGCAGGAGGATGTAACGTTCAGTTTGCGGTTTCACCAGATGAGAAAGAAGATATTATTGCAATTGAGATTAATCCACGTGTATCTCGTTCATCAGCATTAGCATCAAAAGCAACTGGATACCCAATTGCAAAGATTGCTGCTAAATTAGCAACAGGTTATACATTAGATGAGTTAGATAACCAAATTACTAAGTCTACTTCAGCTTTATTTGAACCAACATTAGACTATGTAATTGTAAAAATACCTCGTTGGAACTTTGATAAGTTTGAAGGTTCTGATAGAACTTTAGGTTTACAAATGAAAGCGGTTGGTGAAGTAATGGGGATCGGACGTTCGTTCCAAGAAGCATTACACAAAGCAACGCAATCGTTAGAAATTAAACGTAACGGAATTGGAGCTGATGGTAAAAGTTATACAGATTATAACCAAATTAAAGACAAGTTAAAATATGCTTCTTGGGATCGTGTATTTGCTATCTATGACGCTATTCAAATAGGAATGCCGCTGAGTAAAATCCATGAAATCACTAAGATTGATATGTGGTATTTACGTCAATATGAAGAGTTGTATATGTTAGAAAAAGAAATTTCTACCTATACTATTGATACCCTTGACAGAGAGCTTTTACTAGAAGCTAAACAAAAAGGATATGGAGATCGTCAAATCGCTCATATGTTAGGATGTTTAGAAAGTGAAGTGTATAAAAAGCGTGAAGAATTAAAAATAAAGCGTGTATACAAGTTGGTAGATACTTGTGCTGCAGAGTTTAAAGCACAAACTCCTTACTATTATTCAACATTTGAAAGTGAAATAGAAACTTCTGAAGGTGAAGTTTCTGTGTCAAATGAAAGTGTGGTGTCTGATAAGAAAAAAGTAATAGTATTAGGTTCTGGACCAAACAGAATAGGTCAGGGAATCGAGTTTGATTACTGTTGTGTTCATGGGGTTTATGCTGCAAAAGAATGTGGTTACGAAACCATAATGATTAACTGTAATCCTGAAACTGTTTCTACTGATTTTGATACGGCAGATAAATTATACTTTGAGCCAGTTTTTTGGGAACATATCTACGATATAATCAAGCATGAAAAGCCAGAAGGAGTTATTGTTCAATTAGGTGGACAAACAGCTTTAAAGTTAGCAGAGAAACTAGAGCGTTACGGGATTCCAATTTTAGGAACAAGCTATAAAGCATTAGATTTAGCTGAAGATAGAGGAAGTTTTTCAACTTTATTAAAAGAAAATAACATTCCTTATCCAGAATTTGGAGTTGCAGAAAATGCAGATGAAGCTTTAGCTTTAGCTGACGAGTTAGACTTTCCAATTTTAGTACGTCCATCATATGTACTTGGAGGGCAAGGAATGAAGATAGTGATTAATAAAGAAGAGTTATTAGAGCATGTAGTAGATTTATTACGTAAAATTCCTAATAACAAATTATTATTAGATCATTACTTAGAAGGAGCAATTGAAGCAGAAGCAGATGCGATTTGTGATGGTGAAAATGTATATATCATAGGAATTATGGAGCATATTGAGCCTTGTGGAATTCACTCAGGAGATTCAAATGCAACTTTACCAGCGTTCAACTTAGGAGAATTAGTATTAGAGCAAATTAGAGAGTACACTAAAACAATTGCTTTAGCGCTTGATACTGTTGGGTTGATTAACATTCAGTTTGCGATTAAAGATGATAAAGTATATATTATTGAAGCAAATCCACGTGCTTCTCGTACAGTTCCATTTATAGCAAAAGCTTATAAAGAACCTTATGTAAACTATGCTACAAAGGTAATGTTAGGAGAGAAGAAAGTAACTGATTTTGAATTCAATCCTCAGTTAGAAGGTTTTGCAATTAAACAACCAGTATTCTCTTTTAACAAGTTCCCAAATGTAAATAAGAACTTAGGACCTGAGATGAAATCAACAGGAGAAAGTATTTTATTTATAGATTCGCTTAGAGATGATGCCTTTTACGATTTATATGCAAGACGTAAAATGTATTTAAGTAAATAA
- a CDS encoding flavodoxin: MNRIGLIYGSDTGMTEEIVSSIVDDWQASEIEVIEVSNMKKEDYNRFDKFILGLSTWYDGDLQSDWETYYENEFQTIDFTGKKVAIFGLGDQYGYGEYFVDGVGILAKNVVKNGGELIGKWSCKEYDFEESKAQIEEDKDYFYGLALDEDNEPEKTPDRLANWLNQIEKEFDL; this comes from the coding sequence ATGAACAGAATAGGATTAATTTATGGTTCTGATACAGGAATGACTGAAGAAATTGTAAGTTCAATAGTTGATGATTGGCAGGCATCTGAAATAGAAGTTATTGAAGTTTCTAACATGAAGAAGGAAGATTATAATCGGTTTGATAAATTTATTTTAGGTTTATCAACTTGGTACGATGGCGATTTACAAAGCGATTGGGAGACCTATTATGAAAATGAGTTTCAAACTATTGATTTTACAGGAAAGAAAGTGGCTATTTTTGGATTAGGAGATCAATATGGTTATGGTGAATATTTTGTTGATGGTGTAGGAATTTTAGCTAAAAATGTGGTTAAAAATGGAGGCGAACTTATTGGAAAATGGTCGTGCAAGGAGTATGATTTTGAAGAGTCAAAAGCTCAAATAGAAGAAGATAAAGACTATTTTTATGGTTTAGCTCTTGACGAGGATAATGAACCTGAAAAAACACCAGATAGATTAGCGAATTGGCTTAATCAAATAGAAAAAGAGTTTGACTTGTAA
- a CDS encoding acyl-CoA thioesterase, which translates to MNNNIYRNIEDTRITISELMLPSHANFSGKIHGGYILKLMDQIAFACASKHSGTYCVTASVDTVNFINPIEVGELVTMKASINYVGKTSMVVGIRVEAQNIQTGKTKHCNSSYFTMVAKKDNGDNAEVPGIIINDDNEMRRFLEAIHRIKMKKNRQEKFDNNNFTAQNYIEELKNYNVKIDLK; encoded by the coding sequence ATGAACAATAATATTTATAGAAATATAGAAGATACTCGCATTACTATTTCTGAGTTAATGCTTCCTTCTCATGCCAATTTTAGTGGCAAAATTCACGGAGGTTACATTTTAAAACTAATGGATCAAATAGCTTTTGCATGCGCCTCTAAACATTCAGGTACCTATTGCGTAACAGCATCTGTAGATACCGTTAACTTTATAAACCCTATTGAAGTAGGCGAATTAGTTACCATGAAAGCGTCAATTAACTATGTAGGTAAAACTTCGATGGTAGTTGGTATACGCGTAGAAGCACAAAATATACAAACAGGAAAGACCAAACATTGTAATTCTTCTTATTTTACAATGGTAGCAAAAAAAGACAATGGTGATAATGCTGAAGTACCAGGAATTATTATTAATGATGACAATGAAATGCGTCGATTTTTAGAAGCCATCCATAGAATTAAAATGAAAAAGAATAGACAAGAAAAATTTGATAATAATAATTTTACTGCTCAAAACTACATTGAAGAATTAAAAAATTATAATGTTAAGATTGATTTAAAATAA
- a CDS encoding 6-phosphogluconate dehydrogenase — protein sequence MKKILGLILIGIALIAALYYTFIYFVPYSEGVRSGELIKISYKGVVVKTWEGEISQGISGAQIFAFSVEDNQKEVIKKLQEYQGRYVKVTYKERFGTFFWLGDTKYFITHVEEEQSPHFRGIRKDNEQ from the coding sequence ATGAAAAAAATTTTAGGATTAATTTTAATTGGTATTGCTCTTATAGCAGCACTATACTATACTTTTATTTATTTTGTTCCTTATAGTGAAGGGGTTCGCTCTGGTGAACTTATTAAAATTAGCTACAAAGGTGTGGTAGTAAAAACATGGGAGGGTGAAATTAGCCAAGGTATTTCTGGAGCGCAAATTTTTGCCTTTTCTGTAGAGGACAATCAAAAGGAAGTCATAAAAAAACTTCAAGAATATCAAGGTCGTTATGTAAAAGTTACTTACAAAGAACGTTTTGGAACTTTCTTTTGGTTAGGTGATACAAAGTATTTTATAACCCATGTTGAAGAAGAACAATCTCCTCATTTTAGAGGAATAAGAAAAGATAATGAACAATAA